One Methanosphaera sp. WGK6 genomic region harbors:
- a CDS encoding ribonuclease HIII, translating into MKSVKLTDNEIKRFNNITRSLHHEKPHQYESVRIKDGRIIFILYNSKKLVYNENSQTLTLLSKILEQKEYISHATHTNYQNNYNNSSISFNNYEFTIGSDETGKGEWYGPLVVSAVATSYDENLELKQIGVKDSKKLSRNEIKRLYSEIKNLNIIHETIVLKPFSYNKLYHKFTSEGKNLNHLLAYLHSKVITSLLAQIQTSDVLVIIDKFDYKKMNQYLDINKNIDVIQESNGERYIPVAASSIIAKYHYEKTLMELEERYHVNLSKKTKPKNIDRNILSNVAKTHFKNIKPYI; encoded by the coding sequence ATGAAATCCGTTAAATTAACAGATAATGAAATTAAACGTTTTAACAATATTACACGTAGTTTACATCATGAAAAACCTCACCAGTATGAAAGTGTTCGTATAAAAGATGGTCGGATTATTTTTATTTTATATAATTCTAAAAAGCTAGTTTATAATGAAAATAGTCAGACATTAACTTTATTATCTAAAATTTTAGAACAAAAAGAATATATATCACATGCCACACACACCAATTATCAAAATAACTATAATAATTCGAGTATTTCATTCAATAACTATGAGTTTACCATAGGTTCTGATGAAACTGGTAAGGGCGAATGGTATGGTCCTTTAGTTGTTAGTGCTGTAGCTACCTCATATGATGAAAATTTAGAGTTAAAGCAAATTGGTGTTAAGGATAGTAAAAAACTATCTAGAAATGAAATAAAAAGATTATACTCTGAAATTAAAAATTTGAACATAATACATGAAACTATTGTTCTTAAACCTTTTAGCTACAATAAACTATATCATAAATTTACTAGTGAAGGTAAAAACCTTAATCATTTACTAGCTTATCTTCATTCTAAGGTAATAACTAGTTTACTTGCCCAAATTCAAACAAGTGATGTACTTGTAATTATTGATAAATTTGATTATAAAAAGATGAACCAATACTTAGATATTAATAAAAATATTGATGTTATTCAGGAAAGTAATGGTGAGCGATATATTCCAGTTGCAGCAAGTAGTATTATAGCTAAGTATCATTATGAAAAGACATTAATGGAACTTGAAGAAAGATATCATGTGAATTTATCTAAGAAAACTAAGCCTAAAAACATTGATCGAAATATTCTAAGTAATGTTGCAAAGACCCATTTTAAAAATATTAAACCATACATCTAA
- a CDS encoding nascent polypeptide-associated complex protein, which yields MFPGGRMNPKQLKQMERQMKQMGMNMKDLKGVEEVVIVLKDKEIVIKNAEVSIMKAMGQETYQVVGDAEERIKGSESIETPTEISDDDIELVASQTGKTKSEAEEALKETKGDLAEAIMRLS from the coding sequence ATGTTTCCAGGCGGAAGAATGAATCCAAAACAATTAAAACAAATGGAAAGACAAATGAAACAAATGGGTATGAACATGAAAGACCTTAAAGGAGTAGAAGAAGTTGTTATTGTACTCAAAGATAAAGAAATTGTAATTAAAAATGCTGAAGTAAGTATTATGAAAGCAATGGGTCAAGAAACATACCAAGTTGTAGGTGATGCTGAAGAAAGAATTAAAGGCAGCGAGTCCATAGAAACACCAACTGAAATATCAGATGATGATATTGAACTGGTAGCATCCCAAACAGGAAAAACAAAAAGTGAAGCAGAAGAAGCACTTAAAGAAACAAAAGGAGATTTAGCAGAAGCAATAATGAGGTTATCCTAA
- a CDS encoding flavodoxin has translation MTDLVIYYSRTNNTKLVADTIANEKDAKLVEVHDKKNRNGALQYMIGAFDAMRGKSTTIEYEAIDLASYDTVYIGTPVWASKPAPAITEFIKVNDFNGVNVILFATMGSQGGNQTIETMGKLIEEKGGNVIRSFAIAVKNNDLKKLTMDALND, from the coding sequence ATGACAGATCTTGTAATTTACTATAGTAGAACAAATAATACAAAACTAGTTGCAGATACTATTGCTAATGAAAAAGATGCAAAATTAGTAGAAGTACACGACAAAAAAAATAGAAATGGTGCTCTTCAATACATGATAGGTGCTTTTGACGCAATGCGAGGTAAATCAACAACTATTGAATATGAAGCTATTGACCTTGCTAGTTATGATACAGTTTATATTGGAACTCCTGTATGGGCATCTAAACCTGCACCTGCAATTACTGAATTTATCAAAGTAAATGATTTTAATGGTGTGAATGTTATACTATTTGCCACTATGGGTAGTCAAGGTGGAAATCAAACTATTGAAACTATGGGTAAACTCATTGAAGAAAAAGGTGGAAATGTTATTAGATCTTTTGCAATTGCTGTGAAAAATAATGATCTTAAAAAATTAACTATGGATGCTTTAAATGATTAA
- a CDS encoding DUF2304 domain-containing protein, which translates to MFTYQLLIIIAIIIATIFVSKRFYNDVLSIGLYSTWIILGILVIIAALFPEISIHIAAITGLGRGLDALYIIATLLLFYISFKLFNRIEDQKKRINELVSELALQQQKDDEK; encoded by the coding sequence ATGTTTACATATCAACTATTAATTATAATTGCCATTATAATTGCAACCATATTCGTATCTAAACGTTTTTATAATGATGTACTTAGTATAGGATTATATAGTACATGGATAATTCTTGGAATACTAGTTATAATTGCCGCACTATTTCCTGAAATAAGTATACATATTGCCGCAATAACGGGATTAGGTAGAGGTCTTGATGCATTATATATAATTGCAACACTATTATTATTCTATATTTCATTTAAATTATTTAATAGAATAGAAGATCAGAAAAAACGTATAAATGAACTTGTTAGTGAACTAGCACTACAACAACAAAAAGATGATGAAAAATAA
- a CDS encoding protein translocase subunit SecF → MVNIVNYITRQSHKPLILIPIILMILSLLYLGVFGLNEGIDLKGGTLVTVELKQPMTETEITNTVQNGLGVTDVETSLSDNTAIITISGDVDQVNFEELFSTQFNILSFRSVGALLSNAAMTQIIYALLFAFIFMAGTVFYVFRDLVPSVAIILSAVCNLSVAVGSMSLFGIPLSIASVGALLMLIGYGVDTDILLTTRLLKRREGSLEDRAEDALKTGVTLTFAALAAMIVLFVVVKLFIPTAQVLEDISAVLIMGLISDLLSTWFMNLGILKWHMERGGHN, encoded by the coding sequence ATGGTAAATATAGTTAATTATATTACACGCCAATCTCATAAACCACTGATTTTAATTCCAATAATTTTAATGATACTTTCCCTTTTATATCTAGGTGTCTTTGGATTAAATGAAGGCATAGATTTAAAAGGAGGTACCTTAGTCACAGTGGAACTAAAACAACCTATGACTGAAACTGAAATTACAAATACAGTCCAAAATGGATTAGGTGTAACTGATGTTGAAACATCACTTTCAGATAATACTGCAATTATCACAATATCTGGTGATGTTGACCAAGTTAATTTTGAAGAACTATTTAGTACTCAATTTAACATTCTAAGTTTCAGAAGTGTAGGTGCTTTACTTAGTAATGCTGCAATGACTCAAATTATTTATGCATTATTATTTGCATTTATATTTATGGCTGGAACTGTATTCTATGTATTTAGAGATTTAGTTCCATCAGTAGCTATTATATTATCTGCAGTATGTAACTTATCTGTAGCAGTTGGTAGTATGTCATTATTTGGAATACCTTTATCAATTGCAAGTGTAGGTGCATTATTAATGCTTATAGGGTATGGAGTAGATACAGATATTCTTCTAACTACACGTTTACTAAAACGAAGAGAAGGTAGTTTAGAAGATCGTGCAGAAGATGCGTTAAAAACAGGTGTTACATTAACATTTGCAGCTCTAGCTGCAATGATTGTATTATTTGTTGTAGTTAAATTATTTATTCCAACAGCCCAAGTACTTGAAGATATATCTGCAGTACTTATCATGGGATTAATATCAGATTTATTATCCACATGGTTTATGAACCTAGGTATACTTAAATGGCACATGGAACGAGGTGGTCACAATTAA
- a CDS encoding metallophosphoesterase: protein MTKLVHISDLHTGYSHFRKDILLKTIKEINEMKPAAVIITGDLTDNGFYNEFIQAKKYIDMIKPKKIIVPGNHDARNIGYEIFEELFGESHSVLELKNEAIKIIGLDSSEPDIGHGKIGRIQRRFMEKELADANERGLFTIIALHHHIIPIPHTGRERNILSDAGDILLTVLQNNVNIVLSGHKHVPHIWKMNNTLFTTAGTVSSMKLRGNIPPSYNVIDINNPHIEITLHNSDETIKHLTPP, encoded by the coding sequence ATGACAAAACTTGTCCATATATCAGATTTACATACAGGTTATTCACATTTTAGGAAAGATATCTTACTAAAAACTATTAAAGAAATAAATGAAATGAAACCAGCTGCTGTAATCATAACAGGTGATTTAACAGATAATGGTTTCTATAATGAATTTATCCAAGCAAAGAAATATATAGATATGATAAAACCCAAAAAAATAATAGTTCCAGGAAATCATGATGCTAGAAACATAGGTTATGAAATCTTTGAAGAACTATTTGGTGAAAGTCATAGTGTTCTTGAACTTAAAAATGAAGCAATAAAAATAATTGGACTTGACAGTAGTGAACCTGACATAGGACATGGAAAAATAGGAAGAATTCAAAGAAGATTTATGGAAAAAGAACTTGCTGATGCAAATGAAAGAGGACTATTTACAATAATTGCCCTCCACCACCATATTATTCCAATACCACATACGGGTCGTGAAAGAAATATCCTAAGTGATGCAGGAGATATCCTATTAACAGTACTTCAAAATAATGTTAATATAGTATTATCTGGCCATAAACACGTCCCTCATATATGGAAAATGAATAATACATTATTTACAACTGCAGGAACTGTTTCATCAATGAAATTAAGAGGAAATATCCCTCCCTCATACAATGTAATTGATATAAATAATCCACACATTGAAATAACATTACATAATTCCGATGAAACAATAAAACATTTAACACCACCATAA
- a CDS encoding Mur ligase family protein, which yields MGKFTYNLFKILPTGGKSYPGYVFLKYAGINHLSDLADDQLQNGSILITGTNGKTTTTTMIIDLLSNDTNISKSVDNNTVYALTTSLLSKKSNIGVFEYGIRDIKHGQPDKVQKYLKPNGVIYTNISREHTQVLGVKNSFNDYIKAKTLLSQEMKDGLAVVNADDPNTCYIGQNKENDLHVIYYGICTEHVKDIFVPETIQCPSCGKTLKYTHNYVNQRGIYFCDCGFSRNKPDVCLTNFKIDENNMNLSVEGNVYNYTVKKDVSFNVSFKLPLFGVYNVYNVLASITAYSCFTPLPENIEVNVENYFNSLDFTILPPGRFEIFEIPGKIIGIGQGDNGDALKVNSTFMKDIISENNFEFIYCTPDEHEEEIFEDHLNTLKQLNPSKITVVPGRVSVKAAENYFNQIKLLNTNVEFSAIDYNFEKRITGIMDLIEKSEYKYIIVTGCGEEQVVWNQIKNRLKEKY from the coding sequence ATGGGTAAATTTACTTATAATTTATTTAAAATATTACCTACTGGTGGTAAATCATATCCTGGATATGTCTTTCTAAAATATGCTGGTATTAATCATTTAAGTGATTTAGCAGATGATCAATTACAAAACGGTTCTATATTAATAACTGGAACTAATGGTAAAACAACAACCACAACAATGATTATTGATCTTCTATCTAATGATACAAATATTTCAAAAAGCGTAGATAATAACACAGTTTATGCATTAACAACATCATTACTTTCAAAAAAATCAAATATTGGTGTATTTGAATATGGTATACGAGATATTAAACATGGACAACCAGATAAAGTTCAAAAATATCTTAAACCTAATGGAGTAATCTATACTAATATTTCTAGAGAACATACACAAGTATTAGGAGTTAAAAATTCATTCAATGACTATATAAAAGCAAAAACATTATTATCACAAGAAATGAAAGATGGTCTTGCAGTAGTAAATGCAGATGATCCAAATACTTGTTATATTGGTCAAAATAAAGAAAATGATCTTCATGTAATATATTATGGTATTTGTACAGAACATGTGAAAGATATTTTTGTTCCAGAAACAATTCAATGTCCAAGTTGTGGTAAAACATTAAAATATACTCATAACTATGTAAATCAAAGAGGAATATATTTCTGTGATTGTGGATTTAGTCGAAATAAACCTGATGTATGTTTAACTAACTTTAAAATAGATGAAAATAATATGAATCTAAGTGTTGAAGGTAATGTATACAATTACACAGTCAAAAAAGATGTATCATTTAATGTAAGTTTTAAATTACCTTTATTTGGTGTGTATAATGTATATAATGTATTAGCATCAATAACGGCATATTCCTGTTTTACACCACTACCTGAAAATATAGAAGTAAATGTTGAAAATTATTTTAATTCATTGGATTTTACAATATTACCTCCAGGACGTTTTGAAATATTTGAAATTCCTGGTAAAATAATAGGTATTGGTCAAGGAGATAATGGTGATGCTTTGAAAGTAAATTCAACATTTATGAAAGATATAATTTCAGAAAATAATTTTGAATTTATATATTGTACTCCTGATGAACATGAAGAAGAAATCTTTGAAGACCATTTAAATACATTAAAACAATTAAATCCATCAAAAATCACAGTAGTTCCTGGAAGAGTATCAGTAAAAGCAGCAGAAAATTATTTTAATCAAATTAAATTACTAAATACAAATGTAGAATTCAGTGCGATAGACTATAATTTTGAAAAAAGAATTACAGGAATTATGGATTTAATTGAAAAATCAGAATATAAATATATAATTGTCACTGGTTGTGGTGAAGAACAAGTTGTATGGAATCAAATTAAGAATAGGTTAAAAGAAAAATACTAA
- a CDS encoding flavodoxin: MMRSLIIFYSRTGKTLTVANTIKEALGSHVKEITDFTTNRSVLDYMFTSVIDSASINPRKVDIDYYETIFIGTPVWIGAMTPAIKKIIDNIDFKNKNVILFNTYKKIGEDIAMKRMAKLVKKHNGNVIGGFSVPTIGTNEDIIDYTTLALEEFNLV, translated from the coding sequence ATGATGAGAAGTTTAATTATATTTTATTCAAGAACAGGAAAAACCCTAACTGTTGCAAACACAATAAAAGAAGCATTAGGTTCACATGTAAAAGAAATAACTGATTTTACCACAAATCGAAGTGTACTTGACTATATGTTTACTAGTGTAATCGATTCAGCTAGTATAAATCCTAGAAAAGTAGATATTGATTATTATGAAACAATTTTTATAGGAACACCTGTATGGATTGGTGCAATGACTCCTGCTATAAAGAAAATTATAGATAATATAGATTTCAAAAATAAAAATGTAATCTTATTTAATACCTATAAAAAAATAGGTGAAGATATTGCTATGAAACGAATGGCAAAACTAGTAAAAAAACATAATGGTAATGTCATAGGTGGCTTTTCTGTCCCAACAATAGGTACTAATGAAGATATCATTGATTATACTACTTTAGCATTAGAAGAATTTAATCTAGTATAA
- a CDS encoding flavodoxin yields MAVLVTYSTNNKTKIVSEFLANRVNADCIEIKDLNIKKGFFNNIRNNYNALRSKKTDINPEVIDLEKYNLILIGTPTILGNPSPAILTLIENCNFKNKDVIIFTTTHTTQGHSVLNEMKKSIELKGGRIINAFIIRVNDKSKEDIIKSTLRVIYELDLDLYL; encoded by the coding sequence ATGGCTGTTTTAGTTACATATTCAACAAATAATAAAACCAAAATTGTTTCAGAATTTCTAGCTAATCGTGTGAATGCAGATTGTATTGAAATAAAAGATTTAAATATAAAAAAAGGATTTTTTAATAATATACGAAATAATTATAATGCATTACGATCTAAAAAAACAGACATTAATCCAGAAGTAATAGATTTAGAAAAATATAATCTCATATTAATAGGAACTCCAACAATACTAGGTAATCCTTCCCCTGCAATATTAACCCTTATTGAAAATTGTAATTTTAAAAATAAAGATGTTATCATATTTACTACAACACATACCACTCAGGGTCATAGTGTGTTAAATGAAATGAAAAAAAGTATTGAACTTAAAGGTGGAAGAATAATTAATGCATTTATTATAAGAGTTAATGATAAATCTAAAGAGGATATAATAAAATCTACATTACGGGTAATCTATGAATTAGATTTAGATTTATATCTATGA
- a CDS encoding Zc3h12a-like ribonuclease — MKIIVDGSNVAYYGQEANEETGKVTPSLKTLKVAISTLEKLGHEPIVLSDAPLRHEIDDKDGFNEMIQNEEVFPVPAGTIADHYILNLAYEEDAKILSNDLFRDYRDEFQDIDSKRLPYRVKNGRFQIGKPAPPKKVKNILQKICSKSLNEFEKRGFDVYKSKKNRKFSGLAVAQEAINRVSDEDENEIDSKLENLFLKIPILNKMVSFVDEGMEESDFLIFVLVNPKDYKEAVRNAGTIAVTVRNKLNLDHSPLVAVRNDLFTRPGTFELNIIYSDEILEESPYNLDIIINDADYSFIKHNSRNIASTLAARLGTWKFPVVSVKPSMLMEKQGQYEISIERGGKR; from the coding sequence TTGAAAATAATTGTTGATGGGTCAAATGTAGCATATTATGGACAAGAAGCAAATGAAGAAACAGGAAAAGTTACACCCAGCTTAAAAACATTAAAAGTTGCAATAAGTACCCTTGAAAAGTTAGGACATGAACCTATAGTTCTATCTGATGCACCATTACGACATGAAATTGATGATAAAGATGGCTTTAATGAAATGATCCAAAATGAAGAAGTATTCCCAGTACCTGCTGGAACAATAGCAGATCATTACATATTAAACCTAGCATATGAAGAAGATGCAAAAATATTATCAAATGATTTGTTTAGAGACTATAGAGACGAATTTCAAGATATTGATAGTAAAAGACTACCATACAGGGTTAAAAATGGACGTTTCCAAATAGGAAAACCAGCACCTCCTAAAAAAGTAAAAAACATACTTCAAAAAATCTGTTCCAAATCATTAAATGAATTTGAAAAAAGAGGATTTGATGTATACAAATCTAAAAAAAATAGAAAATTCTCAGGATTAGCTGTAGCCCAAGAAGCTATAAACAGAGTAAGTGATGAAGACGAAAATGAAATTGATTCAAAACTAGAAAACTTATTCCTTAAAATACCAATATTAAATAAAATGGTATCCTTTGTAGATGAAGGTATGGAAGAATCAGATTTTCTAATATTTGTACTTGTAAATCCTAAAGATTATAAAGAAGCAGTACGTAATGCTGGAACAATAGCAGTAACAGTACGTAACAAATTAAATCTAGATCATTCACCACTAGTAGCTGTGAGAAATGATTTATTTACAAGACCAGGAACATTCGAATTAAACATAATATACTCTGATGAAATACTAGAAGAATCACCATACAACTTAGATATAATAATAAACGATGCAGACTACTCATTTATAAAACATAACTCTAGAAACATAGCAAGTACACTAGCAGCAAGACTTGGAACTTGGAAATTCCCTGTAGTATCTGTAAAACCAAGTATGCTTATGGAAAAACAAGGACAATATGAAATCTCTATAGAACGTGGAGGTAAAAGATAA
- the argJ gene encoding bifunctional ornithine acetyltransferase/N-acetylglutamate synthase, giving the protein MKILEDGICSISSIKASGYREGKYGVTILYHENSTAAAVFTTNKVYAAPIDITRKHLEDGNISAVIVNSGNANCYTKEDGIKKGLELAQLVADDLSIPLEDVAVASTGVIGRQMPMDIIKPVAIESLGRLGNSRQHASDAANAILTTDTVTKECAVEASLNDGTVFRVAGMCKGSGMIAPNMGTMLGFITTNLKINKNTLQEALRESVKKSFNMVVVDGDESTNDTVLVMSTNEIEAEIDENFQEALDYVCISLAKQIAKDGEGAKKFMEVVCEGAKSLDDAILVSKSVVSSSLVKTALAGADPNWGRIISAMGYSGVDFDPDNVSISIGSGNETVVIVDKGDVKTYSNPEQLEKAEELMGKKDIVITVNLHDGDASTTAYGCDLTYDYVRINAEYTT; this is encoded by the coding sequence ATGAAAATTTTAGAAGATGGTATATGTTCCATTAGTAGTATTAAAGCTAGTGGATATAGAGAAGGTAAATATGGTGTTACCATATTGTATCATGAAAATTCAACTGCTGCTGCAGTATTTACAACAAATAAAGTTTATGCAGCTCCAATTGATATTACAAGAAAACATTTAGAAGATGGTAATATTTCTGCTGTTATTGTTAACAGTGGTAATGCTAATTGTTATACAAAAGAAGATGGTATTAAAAAGGGTTTAGAATTAGCTCAACTTGTTGCTGATGACTTAAGTATTCCATTAGAAGATGTTGCTGTTGCTTCTACTGGTGTTATTGGTAGACAAATGCCTATGGATATTATTAAACCTGTTGCTATTGAATCTCTAGGTAGACTTGGTAATAGTAGACAACATGCTAGTGATGCGGCTAATGCTATTCTTACAACAGATACTGTTACTAAGGAATGTGCTGTTGAAGCTTCATTAAATGATGGTACAGTTTTTCGTGTAGCTGGTATGTGTAAGGGTTCTGGTATGATTGCACCTAATATGGGTACTATGCTTGGATTTATTACTACTAATCTTAAAATTAATAAGAATACATTACAAGAAGCCCTTCGTGAAAGTGTTAAAAAGTCATTTAACATGGTTGTTGTTGATGGTGATGAAAGTACTAATGACACAGTTCTAGTTATGAGTACTAATGAAATTGAAGCAGAAATTGATGAAAACTTCCAAGAAGCACTTGATTATGTTTGTATTAGTCTTGCTAAGCAGATTGCTAAGGATGGTGAAGGTGCTAAGAAGTTTATGGAAGTTGTCTGTGAAGGTGCTAAATCATTAGATGATGCTATACTAGTATCTAAAAGTGTAGTATCTTCAAGTTTAGTTAAAACTGCTCTTGCTGGTGCTGATCCTAATTGGGGTCGTATTATTAGTGCTATGGGTTATTCTGGTGTAGATTTTGACCCTGATAATGTATCTATTAGTATAGGTTCTGGTAATGAAACTGTTGTTATTGTTGATAAAGGTGATGTTAAAACATATAGTAATCCAGAACAACTTGAAAAAGCAGAAGAGTTAATGGGTAAAAAAGATATTGTAATTACTGTTAATTTACATGATGGTGATGCAAGTACTACAGCATATGGTTGTGATTTAACATATGATTATGTTAGAATTAATGCTGAGTATACTACATAA
- the argC gene encoding N-acetyl-gamma-glutamyl-phosphate reductase — MSKIDVAIIGASGYTGGELMRILLRHPKVNITTVTSRKNEGENVSNLHPNLEDVDLEFTNPETSDVDADVVFSALPHGASMKLVPDYLNNGSKVIDLSGDFRFSDVNVYEKWYGIKHLHPELNAVFGLPEINREQIKDANLIANPGCFPTGAILSSLPIVENQLVDRIILDSKSGVSGAGVKPNANTHYPTCSDNIKPYSIANHRHTPEIREQLRNFGDKKVKVSFTPHLVPVIRGIITTNHSFLLKNDVSADDVYNLYKEYYNDEPFVKVLKDNKIPLLASVRGSNYCQIGGISLDDENQLVVISAIDNLVKGASGQAIQNMNIMFGFNETEGLKELGLYP, encoded by the coding sequence ATGAGTAAAATAGATGTAGCAATTATTGGTGCTAGTGGATACACTGGTGGAGAATTAATGAGAATATTACTTAGACATCCAAAAGTAAACATAACTACTGTAACAAGTCGTAAAAATGAAGGAGAAAATGTATCAAATTTACATCCAAATTTAGAAGATGTAGATTTAGAATTTACAAACCCTGAAACTAGTGATGTAGATGCTGATGTTGTATTTAGTGCACTTCCACATGGTGCTTCAATGAAATTAGTACCAGACTACTTAAATAACGGTTCTAAAGTAATTGATTTAAGTGGTGATTTTAGATTTAGTGATGTTAATGTATATGAAAAATGGTATGGTATTAAACATTTACATCCTGAATTAAATGCTGTATTTGGTTTACCAGAAATTAATCGTGAACAAATAAAAGATGCTAATTTAATTGCAAATCCCGGTTGTTTCCCAACAGGTGCTATTCTTTCAAGTCTTCCTATTGTGGAGAATCAATTAGTTGATAGAATTATTCTTGACAGTAAAAGTGGAGTTAGTGGAGCTGGTGTTAAACCTAATGCAAATACACATTATCCTACTTGTTCTGATAATATTAAGCCATATTCTATAGCAAACCATAGACATACACCTGAAATTAGAGAACAACTTAGAAACTTTGGTGATAAAAAGGTTAAAGTATCATTTACACCTCATCTTGTACCAGTTATTAGAGGAATTATTACAACAAACCATAGTTTCCTATTAAAAAATGATGTTTCAGCTGACGATGTATATAACTTATACAAGGAATACTATAACGATGAACCATTTGTTAAAGTATTAAAAGATAATAAAATTCCTCTTCTTGCTAGTGTAAGAGGATCTAATTATTGTCAAATTGGTGGTATTTCTTTAGATGATGAGAATCAACTAGTTGTTATATCTGCTATTGATAATCTTGTTAAAGGTGCTTCTGGTCAAGCAATACAAAACATGAATATTATGTTTGGTTTTAATGAAACAGAAGGATTAAAAGAATTAGGATTATATCCATAA
- the argB gene encoding acetylglutamate kinase has product MVEQEQLDISNVLIEALPYIKKFHDKKIMIKYGGHAMIDENAMSSTARDTVLLKYVGMQPIVVHGGGPEISRSMDKMGKEAKFIGGLRVTDEETMEIVKMVLVGKINTEIVSKIGLHGGKSLGISGKDDFLLESSKKAPTKIRHENGEILEVDLGYVGKIDRVNSGIIDDLTTKNYIPVISPIGIDQNGNTLNLNADTVAGSIASEVDAEKLIVLTDVPGILTDPNDPESIIRRIRVDELKELVKEGIITGGMIPKVETCINAVENGVKTAHILDGRINHSILLEIFTKHGIGTMIRE; this is encoded by the coding sequence ATGGTTGAACAAGAACAATTAGATATTAGTAATGTTTTAATTGAAGCATTACCTTATATTAAGAAATTTCATGATAAGAAGATTATGATTAAGTATGGTGGCCATGCTATGATTGATGAAAATGCTATGAGTTCTACTGCAAGAGATACAGTATTACTTAAGTATGTAGGTATGCAACCTATCGTTGTTCATGGTGGTGGACCAGAAATATCAAGATCTATGGATAAAATGGGTAAAGAAGCCAAATTTATTGGTGGTCTTAGAGTTACTGATGAAGAAACTATGGAAATTGTTAAAATGGTTTTAGTTGGTAAAATTAATACTGAAATTGTTTCAAAGATTGGTTTACATGGTGGTAAAAGTTTAGGTATTTCAGGAAAAGATGATTTTTTACTTGAATCTTCTAAAAAAGCACCTACTAAAATTAGACATGAAAATGGTGAAATTCTTGAAGTAGATTTAGGTTATGTTGGTAAAATTGACCGTGTTAACAGTGGAATTATTGATGATTTAACAACAAAGAATTACATTCCTGTTATTTCACCTATTGGTATTGATCAAAATGGAAATACACTTAACTTAAATGCAGATACTGTTGCAGGATCTATTGCTTCAGAAGTTGATGCTGAGAAATTAATTGTTTTAACTGATGTTCCTGGTATATTAACAGACCCTAATGACCCTGAAAGTATTATTAGACGTATTCGTGTGGATGAATTAAAAGAATTAGTTAAAGAAGGTATTATTACAGGTGGTATGATTCCTAAAGTTGAAACTTGTATTAATGCTGTGGAAAATGGAGTTAAAACGGCCCATATTTTAGATGGTAGAATTAATCATTCTATTCTTCTTGAAATTTTCACAAAGCATGGTATTGGTACTATGATTAGAGAATAG